The segment GGAACacgttcgatcactttgactcaattttgattcatttgactgtaccgtctcagccgagcaaaatttgataaagttaCGTATGGGAcacttgtagaactagttattatatacaattttgctgaacaaagttttcttgtaggtatcttttgtatttacggtactacaatgctagtatctcattAGTGAACAtgaatgaacgttcacttagttaccaaagaggtactagcattgtaacaccataactacaaaagatacagaagaactttattcagcaaaattgtatataataactagttctacaagtgtctcatacataactttatcaaattttgctcgactgagacggtacagtcaaatgaatcaaaattgagtcaaagcgatcgaaccatccctgctcagGAAATTTCAATCAACTGTCAGTCATCCCAACTAACGAACCCAACTAgatagtcgtggcccaattaacgagtTCATTCTGTAGTTTTGTCGTGATAATACAAGCAACCACAAAAAATTGCtttattaaggtgaaattagtcgtcatcgattctgtaaattttaaagacagtgtttttgtttgaaacaaaaattttgttcatgaaaatatattcgctgtgttcagattggcaagaagaatgcagtgaatacatttttataaacagaaccccgcttttgggccaaaaaactgcttccgaaattgggctcttcgacgaaaagctaatgatagctagtttcccgttaacggGAATTGTGGTTTTACAGGTAGCTACTAGTAGTTTTAGTCGTACAACTAGTCGTACAAGTAGTCGACTTGTATCATCTTGGTTTTGCGCAataccatgataaaaccagaggtaatggttaataccgcaataaaccctttacaaaattcaaagaaaaccaagcggctttggaattgttacttgggagatgTGAAGTATGTTTCAACTGATTCTCATAGATTGTTGTCCAGTGAATTCCACAAACATAGTAAAAAAACAGATTGATTACCCTACTACAAGATAAGTTTCGGAAATACAATTTGTACTTTCATTATATCCATGCAAATTTCAAGGCAGTGTAAGATTTAGTTAAACGAAGGAAACTTGAACAAAGCTGTTTATCGATGCTACCGTAGAGATGGATAGACCGAAGCAAAGGAATCAAAATGTGTATGCAACATTATCCTTGCGGAAAGTAAGGTGCAAATAAACGGTGCCAGCTTCACGAAATCTCAAATGTTTTTTCATTTCGAGGATGAGATCATTATCAACACATAATGGCTACTAGAAAATAACGGTGACGGCTTTTGCTAATTCCCACCGagttgaataaaaataaaaagactTCATGCGCTGAGAAAACCAACTAATCATTATGTAggatatttttcaatttttcctcaacAGAACGTAGCACTGTTTTCCTTCATTGATATACATAACttgtttattttcaatataaTATAATCTACCATTCACTGATCTTCAGAACTGTTTTCCTTTCAGCGGCGAAGTTGATTTTACGCCATCTAATTATGCTGTATCATTGTATCATTCATAATTATCTGGGAAATAAAGCAAATCCGCTCTGATACATCTTGTTTTTGTGTATAAtgtttcatttaaaattttgacgtTCCTCACTATTccgtttttttaattaaattataatgtgtagttttattactttactttcaaacaaaatagttttacaaaacaaaaaaaaacataaataacaattttgtGTTCTTCAGTACGAACCAATTCGCGAAACTGGTTACGAGAAGGCATTTCTGTCCCACTAATgtaaggcagaattttttttaaataactgcCAACTGGTTAGGAATAGTTGCATGGGCACGCAATTTTTATCATACATGTTTGTTTCCAAATCATGTATCATAGTCTACTTAACTAGGATTATACTCCATCTCTGGATGAGACCGCAGCATTAGATATCATTATAATCATTTTTTGTTGAGAAACGGAGCTTCTATCGAAGATTGCTTACTATTTTTTGCCTAAACTCTGTTGGTGCTTCAGTTCCAGCGATGTTCACGTtttgattgttttatttttctatatAATACTATGAAATAATTCCCACTGTTTTGCTTGTAAATGTATGTAAGGTTAGTTTCGTATTAAACAATTTTACCTACGGATGaaacaatcaaaatttgaacacCACTTGTATATCTTTGCTTCTATCGGTTGGAAACAGTACGTTTTCTAGTTTCATTTTGAAGGTTTATCGGTTTATGTATAATCTGTTTTATATAAAGAACAGATTTTTTCGATTGTTATCGATTTATCTCTTCAGCTTTTAAAAGTTCATTGTTTTAATCGAAATTTTCGGCTGGAAATTAACTTCACTGAGTGGGTGTAAAAAACCCTGTATCCATTTTTTGCAAAGCAGAAAGAAAAGAGAATGCTTGAAATAAGAACGGAAATAAATTGCAACGAATGTTGTGGAAACACTATGAAAAAATCTCTTTTAAACGCAATGATACTAAACAATGAAGCCCCTGTGCATGCTATTTAGTAGTAGGTTCATTCCAAGAGAGGCTCTTCGAGTTGTTTCTGTTGTTGTTTAGATTCACGTGGTGCCGCTTCTGGTCTTGCTGCAGCAACTGGACTCTGTTCTGGCGTGGGTATAACTTCCACTGGATTCGAGATGATTTCTTCTACTGGAGCTGCTGCTACCGGAGGATTGCTGGTGCTAGTTGTATTGTTGTTGGCATTGAGACTCAAATCGTTTGCATCGAACAACGATGATGTCTCCTCGTCTGTTGTGTGCGAGATGGATGCAGCCCCATCCCCAGCTTCCCGATGCAAATGTTGCTGTGTTTGGGGCAGTGTTTCTTCCTCCGTGGTGTCTATGGCGACGGGCAACTCATTCGGTTTTAACGCAGATCTGCTGTCATCACTGTTGGCCGATGCATCGTCGATGCGCTGGCGAGCGGCTGGTTTTGGTCGCGTATCTAAAACAACGGTATTATTTTCATTAATTGATCGTTTAAGGTTATGCAGACTTTTTTGCTTACCAGATTGCGAACTATCCTCGGTAAACAATCCCATGATAGGGTTGTTATCAGCAGGATTTTTCTCACCACTAGCGGTAAAATCTTCGTCCAGCGGCTCTTTATGTACCACTGGCCCTTGTCCGACCAGATGATGTGGTACGTGCGGATTCGTAGCGTTTGCTTGTGGCTGAAGCTGACCTCCCGCGCCGATCTGGGCTCCTGGCTGACCTTGAGCAGCAGCAATTGCAGCCGTTTGTGACGGCGTAAGCGATTTGCGTGTCTTGTCTGCCTTGCGCCAGAGGGTGATTTCTTGTTGTTTGAAATATCGTCGATCTTCGGTGTCGATCAGTACTAAGTTGAGGAAATAACGCACCGAAAATTTCTTGTTGATTTCGCGCATCGTGAGTGTAAGATCGTAGCCGGCCAGAAACACACGGATCGGTATGCTTTCACCCTTAACCGGCGAACCATCCATGATTTCGTACTTCGCTATGATTTCATTTTCGGTGAAAATGTTTGGGCCTGTAAGCAAGTCAAGGATATTTTGCTTATTGAcagtaaagaaaaaaaagcaaagcaaaataagcataagaaaataaaatgggGTTCCAAAAATGGAAATAGCTCAAGGCGGTAGgaagtttatttgttttttcaaTTGCAGCCGTTTTATCAAGAAATGGCTGTTTTCATTTACTGCTCTACTGACTAAACATACTAatgaataatttaaataataaacGACTCACTAACCTGATCCGGTCTGTTCCCTTTTAATGATAGCGATCTCCATATGCTTGATTTTGATGCGCACTAGCAAAAAATAGATTTTACCAACTATAACATCTCGTAGATGATATCTGAAATAGGAAAAAAtatgttaaggtgaaattagcagtcatcgattctgccaatttcgaaagcagtttttttgtttgaaacaaaaattctgttcatgaaaatatattcgctgtgttcatatttgcaagaagaatgcagtatttacatttttacaaacagaactctgcttttgggcccaaaaactgctttcgaaattgagctttccgacgaaaagtcaatgactgctagtttcccgttaatggCGCACTGTTACAAAATTTTCGTATATATCTCTACTGGTAATAAAATGCAACGATTACTAACTTGCTTTTGTTATATTCAAACTCTATATGGAGACAATCTTCGATGCCTACTTCCATTTTGATCGGGCTGTTGGTATCGGGGTAGCTCGACAGTGTATGTACTGCAATATCAACCTCTCGGATGATATCGCTGATTCGACGAACAATCGTTACTCGAAGAAAATACCTTTTGCGtgaaatcaaaaattaatttcattttgtattttattttaaaacctTAACATTACCTTAAACGAACGTTCGTACCCACATACACCTCGTAGGGTTTCTCTACATTGGCAAATTCGAATGGGTACGACGTGTTCTGAATGAGATCTCCCGGCCGAGCAAGTTCGCGGACCAGGCTGAGGAAGTCGTGATGATTTCCGCGGTCATAGTACAGCTCAATTTGACCTGTAAAATTCGTTAGATTAATTGATATATTTAACTCACGATGGAACAACCATAACGAAGATCTCGCATAGTTGTTTCCTTAAAATAGCTCAACACTTGATGTGTGCATCCGTGAATACTAAACATGGCGCTCGCTATACAGTGTATGTAATTGCTAACCCCTAAATGGCATCATGTCAATAAATTACTCACCAATCAATTCCACCTTGATACCCTGATGTTCCAATTTGCCACCTGGTTTTTTCAGCGTTATGTTCACCTTACCACTGACGGTTTCCCCATCGTAGTATAACAGATACTTTTCCTTTTTGCCATCCTCAGTTTTGATGTCGGCATACTGTCTGTTCTCTGCGCCGTCGAAAACAATGTCGATGTCTGCCGACTGACCGAAGCGCAGAAAATTCTGGTAGAGATAATACGAATAAAAGCATAAATTAGAGCACTGTCCACTatagttaaaaaaataaattttaaatataagTTACCGTAATGAAAGGTCAGAttctttttcatttgtatgcttTTATGCTTAATGTTATATGTTTAAGAGAAAATTATGTTGTGTTCAAAACGGTTCCGCTTACGCGTGCAAATATCGATTAATGTTTGTCGAAAGATATCAACTGTGAGAGCTACCTGTCTGCTATCCCGtctattatttttcacagtttacaTATTATTTGTTCCAGTCGAAGTTCATTCAATTTTTGTTCTTCCCAGACACACATAACAAAGTAAACTTGACCAGTATAgtcgataaaaaaataaaaaattagttttaaccCTGTAGCGCACAACCCCGCCATTTGATCAGCAAAATCATGGGTATAAATGTCCTGTTgtaaacttgacccttctttatcgacagacttcgcttcCGGCTATTAatgtacaggacagttacggggctagtgcaacgatcctactgactctatctagcagcactgcttaaccgagattcgaacctacgacgactggcttgttagaccgaaACCGAAAGCAAATAAGCGTCTGATCAGCAAGGGGGAAATTTGTTATTACTTAGTTGGTTTTACGTCTTACGACCTCCAtctaactcggtccatggcaactggtctccagttccgcatGCACCCactgctcgccagatctcgatTCTCGCACTACCTAAAACTCATCTACGTTAATTCCCTCGGTAATTTATCTTttacccaatcttctctgcttcgcgtctTAGTCTGGTATATAGCAGATAAATTGAGTGGTTttattaacccattaagccccacacttttttgaGCAGgcatagaaagttgaaactttcaggaaaattctcttttaggttaACTAataaaaagccgctgacatatatttttattttaagcttGTGTCCCGCAACGAtatgttgcgaaaacgcaaaACTGGGCATTAAGgatataccgtttttgcatactttcattattgtgcatataaatacttcatacttttttaccattAAATTAAACTAGGGATATTTTTTTTGGGATTTTGAGTATTGATAAAGATTAAATTACATCacttttttcggcgacaatcctcTTAtggaatccatgccgaattcaggagacgTCCCCACGTTTCTCGGTCCTTGGCTACCGCTCTCCGGTCGTTCCTAACACCAGCTGCTCTAGCATCTATGTCAACAGCGCTTACCTAACGGGTACGGAGACTGCTTCAAAGTCATCGGCCACTGTCGGGTTTTGTACTAAATATAtgtttcgctggtctctcatccggcatccttgctacgtggccagcccattgtagccagccgtgttttagtcgcttcataATATCCGCAACTTTTTGTTTTGAACGCCCGCGctacactccttcgtctaatatgccgccaagaattgatcgtaagattttacgctcaaaaatgtCGAGAGTTcttcggtcgctctctttcaacgtccacgctctTTGGTCGTAGAATACCACCGGGACATTTGCGTCTtacagagcgcgagttttgtatggagttgtaggctacgggacctcagctggctgcgTAATCCGTAAAAGACCCTACTGGCAACCACTaaccgcctttttacttcacgactcacatcgttgtcacatgtcactaacgtaccaaggaaAACAAATTCGTctaccacttcaaaagtaccaccaccgcagttccaacgcCCAGGGAGCTGCTACGCTCTCTACcggccaccatatactttgtgtTGGTAGAATTTTTGATAAGCCTTATCCTCGTAGCTTCcttcttaagatgcgtgtacgcttttCCCACAGCTCTACGATTAACACCGataatatcgatgtcgtccgcaaactctaggagcatacgagatttcgtgatgatggtaccgcttctctgcaggTCTGCCCTTCAAATAGCAGCTTCCattgcaatgttgaatagcatattcgatagaccgtcaccttgcttcaaactatATAACGTcccaaacgagtccgatgtctcacccgctatcctaacgcttgattttgaactatcaagggtagcacgtgtcagcctaatcagttttgttgaaaaaccatgttcaagcgtaatctgccacagctcatttcgtttaactgaatcgtatgccgccttgaagtctataaacaaatggtgagtctgcaaattgaattcccggaatttatcgaggatttatcGCAAGTTGAACATTTGTTCCATCGTGGTGCGTCGCTCTCGAAAACTGTATTGGTGTTCGCCAACAAAGgcttcctgcaacggcctcggtctgagaaacaggatgcaggagaaaattttgtatggaGAATTGaagagagtaatgcctcggtaaTTGCTGATTTTGAGTCGATAGCCTGTAAAGGGTATATGAGACCTTACAACCAGTCCataggtagttcctcctcagtccatacctttagtataacctgatggatagcacaatacagccgttcgctcccgactttcaaaagttcagtGGGgctgccgtcctttccagctcagctttgccgtttttcaactctgtcgctgcttttctaacctAGTCCAGAGTTGGTGGATCCATAGCTTGTTCATCATCCTGAATCGTTATCCTATTTCTGTTAACCGTTCTATCTTGTCcaacattcaacaatgcatcgaaat is part of the Sabethes cyaneus chromosome 2, idSabCyanKW18_F2, whole genome shotgun sequence genome and harbors:
- the LOC128733828 gene encoding vacuolar protein sorting-associated protein 26B-like produces the protein MNFLRFGQSADIDIVFDGAENRQYADIKTEDGKKEKYLLYYDGETVSGKVNITLKKPGGKLEHQGIKVELIGQIELYYDRGNHHDFLSLVRELARPGDLIQNTSYPFEFANVEKPYEVYVGTNVRLRYFLRVTIVRRISDIIREVDIAVHTLSSYPDTNSPIKMEVGIEDCLHIEFEYNKSKYHLRDVIVGKIYFLLVRIKIKHMEIAIIKREQTGSGPNIFTENEIIAKYEIMDGSPVKGESIPIRVFLAGYDLTLTMREINKKFSVRYFLNLVLIDTEDRRYFKQQEITLWRKADKTRKSLTPSQTAAIAAAQGQPGAQIGAGGQLQPQANATNPHVPHHLVGQGPVVHKEPLDEDFTASGEKNPADNNPIMGLFTEDSSQSDTRPKPAARQRIDDASANSDDSRSALKPNELPVAIDTTEEETLPQTQQHLHREAGDGAASISHTTDEETSSLFDANDLSLNANNNTTSTSNPPVAAAPVEEIISNPVEVIPTPEQSPVAAARPEAAPRESKQQQKQLEEPLLE